A window of the Parabacteroides merdae ATCC 43184 genome harbors these coding sequences:
- a CDS encoding PASTA domain-containing protein → MKDFLVKLIKNPYVLNLLLAVVVACALVFGTLKWLDSYTRHNEAVVVPDVKGLGMEEAAEFFKNSNLRYNVIDSVFSKDVKPGAIVELVPMAGSKVKEGRIVFVTVNALTSQMATIPEVEDLSFRQAYAILRARGFEKIEIEYVPGDFKDLALGVELHGRVLQKGEHVPLTAPLVLKVSSGDAEMPVDSLGLPDDSVPVESLDSEEENWF, encoded by the coding sequence ATGAAAGACTTTTTGGTTAAACTGATAAAAAATCCGTACGTCTTAAATCTGTTGCTGGCTGTGGTCGTGGCATGTGCTCTGGTGTTCGGAACATTGAAGTGGCTCGACTCGTACACCCGGCATAATGAGGCTGTGGTAGTGCCGGATGTTAAAGGATTGGGAATGGAAGAGGCCGCCGAATTTTTCAAGAATAGTAATCTGCGCTATAACGTGATCGATTCCGTCTTTTCAAAAGACGTGAAGCCCGGTGCGATTGTCGAGCTGGTCCCGATGGCCGGTTCGAAGGTGAAGGAAGGACGTATCGTGTTTGTTACCGTAAATGCGCTCACTTCGCAGATGGCGACAATCCCGGAAGTGGAAGACCTTTCGTTCCGGCAGGCTTACGCCATTCTTCGTGCCCGCGGGTTTGAAAAGATCGAGATCGAATATGTCCCCGGTGATTTTAAAGACTTAGCTCTTGGTGTCGAGCTGCACGGGCGTGTTTTGCAGAAAGGCGAGCATGTACCGCTGACCGCTCCGTTGGTGTTGAAGGTCAGTAGTGGGGATGCTGAGATGCCGGTCGACTCGCTCGGACTACCGGATGACAGCGTGCCGGTCGAATCGTTGGATAGTGAAGAAGAAAACTGGTTTTAA
- a CDS encoding RluA family pseudouridine synthase encodes MDEFLDEMDDEQVDDLLQPEEGEDKAPQLYEHFRFVADRGQSLLRVDKFLVDRMFGATRNRIQSAADAGCIMANGKPVKSNYRVKPEDVVTIMMTRPPRTFEILPENIPIKIVYEDDDLLVVDKPAGLVVHPGHGNYTGTLVNALAWYLKDDPTYDPNDPALGLVHRIDKDTSGLLVVAKKPEAKAHLSMQFFHKTTKREYRALVWGIVREDEGRIEGNIGRNPRDRMQMTVFPEGDQGKTAVTHYSVLERLGYVTLVKCRLETGRTHQIRVHMKYIGHTLFNDERYGGNEILKGTTSSKYKQFVDNCFAICPRQALHAKTLGFVHPTTGEEMFFDSEIPADMTALIDKWRVYANTKEL; translated from the coding sequence ATGGATGAGTTTTTAGACGAAATGGATGATGAACAGGTAGACGACCTGTTACAACCGGAAGAGGGTGAAGATAAGGCTCCTCAACTGTATGAACACTTCCGCTTCGTGGCCGATCGCGGGCAGTCGTTGTTGCGTGTGGATAAATTCCTGGTAGACCGGATGTTCGGTGCTACGCGTAACAGGATACAGTCGGCTGCCGATGCCGGTTGTATCATGGCAAACGGCAAACCGGTGAAAAGCAATTACCGGGTGAAACCGGAGGATGTTGTGACAATTATGATGACACGACCTCCGCGGACTTTCGAGATTCTCCCTGAAAATATCCCTATAAAGATCGTGTACGAAGATGACGATCTGCTGGTGGTCGACAAACCGGCAGGGTTGGTCGTACATCCCGGACACGGAAACTATACCGGAACGCTGGTGAATGCCCTTGCCTGGTATTTGAAAGACGATCCTACCTACGATCCCAATGATCCTGCCCTGGGACTCGTCCATCGTATCGATAAAGATACATCCGGCCTGCTGGTTGTCGCCAAAAAGCCGGAAGCGAAAGCACACCTCAGTATGCAATTCTTCCATAAGACAACCAAGCGGGAATATCGGGCCTTGGTGTGGGGGATCGTGCGTGAAGACGAAGGACGGATAGAAGGCAATATAGGCCGTAACCCGCGTGACCGTATGCAGATGACGGTTTTCCCAGAAGGCGACCAGGGAAAGACGGCGGTCACCCACTATTCTGTTTTGGAACGTCTAGGCTACGTCACGCTGGTGAAATGCCGTCTCGAAACCGGACGTACGCATCAGATACGTGTCCACATGAAATATATCGGGCATACGCTATTCAACGACGAACGTTATGGCGGAAACGAGATCCTGAAAGGAACAACCTCTTCTAAATATAAACAGTTTGTCGATAACTGTTTCGCCATTTGCCCGCGGCAGGCACTCCATGCCAAGACGCTGGGTTTTGTTCATCCGACTACAGGCGAGGAAATGTTTTTTGATTCCGAAATACCTGCCGACATGACTGCGTTGATCGATAAATGGCGCGTATATGCAAATACTAAAGAATTATAG